The genomic segment CTGGCGGCGCCGGGGCGCGATATCAAACTGTCGGAACAGCGGGTCGAAGGCTCGCGGAATTTCGTGACCAAACTCTGGAATGCGGCGCGTTTCTGCGAAATCAACGAATGTGCGTTGGCGCCCGGTTACGACCCGGCGGCGTGCAAACAGACGCTGAACCGCTGGATGGTGGGTGAAACCGCGCGTTGCGCGCGCGAGGTCGCGGATGCCATCGCCGTCTACCGCTTCAACGATGCCGCGCAGATATTGTACCAGTTCACCTGGGGCACGTTCTGCGACTGGTATGTGGAACTGTCCAAGCCGCTGGTGACCGGCGATGACGCCGCGGCGCGGGCGGAAACCCGGGCGACGACAGCCTGGGTACTGGCCCAGACCCTGAAAATGCTGCACCCCTTCGTGCCGTTCGTGACCGAGGAACTGTGGACGCGGTTCGGCGACAGCGATTTGCTGATCGACGAGTCATGGCCAGACCTGGACGAGGGTCTCGCCGATGCCGACGCGCGCGCGGAAATGGAATGGGTGATCGGGCTGATTACCGGTATCCGGTCGCTGCGATCGGAAATGAACGTGCCGCCGGGGGCCAAGATTCCGATGCGCCTGACGGATGCCAATGAGACCAGCTTGACATGGCTTACCCGGCACAACGCGCTGCTGACCCGGCTGGCGCGGCTGGAATCGGCTGTCCCGGGCGATGAAGTCCCCAGGGGTGCGGTGCAACTGGTGCACGGCGAAGCCATTTCAGCGCTGCTGATCGCGGACGTTATTGATGTCGCACAGGAAAAGGCGCGGCTTGAAAAGGCCATCGCCAAAACCGAAGGCGAGGCGATGAAGCTGGAAAAGAAACTGGACAACGCGCAGTTCATGGCCAGGGCGCCTGAAAGCGTCGTCGAGGAGCAGCGGGAACGCCTCGCGGCCGAACAGGCAACGCGGGCGAAGCTCGCCGATGCGCTGGATCGCCTGTCGTCGGTCATGTAGGGACGAAGGCGCGAATTCTCCCATGGTATCGCAATCAAAGCGGCGTTTCCTGCAACTGTTGATCGGTGTGGCGGGGTTAACCCTTGCTGGCGGATCACGGGCAGCCGAGGCGCGGCGCGTGGAAATCCGCCTTGCCGGCGGCAAGCCTGTCGGCGCCGATGTGGTCAGGTTGATTCAGGGCGAAACCGTCACATTCGAATGGCAATCCGATACGGCCATGGAGCTGCACCTCCATGGCTATGACATTGAAATAATGCTGCAACCCGGAACATCGGTTACGACGCCGTTCAGGGCCCATGCCAGCGGTCGCTTTCCCCTGACCAGCCATGGTGCGGGGCATGGCCATGCGGCGCTGCTGTATATCGAAGTGCATCCGGACTGATACGGCAATGACGCACCGTCAGGGGATGGAGATCGCGGCGTCAATTGTGACTTTCGCCGCTGTCATCTCCCCATATCCGGCGGCGGCGCATGCCTTCGGGCAGCGCTACGACCTGCCGGTCCCCCTGGCGCTGTACGTGACCGGTGCGGGCGCGACGGTCGCGCTTTCCTTCGCGGTGATGGCGCTGTTCATGCGGCGGCAGGGCGACGCGTTACCGTCCGCTGAAATCGATCTGTCAGATACGGCGGCCGGCCGGGCAATGTGCAGCCCGCTTGTTACCGGCCTGCTGCGAATTATCTTTGCCGGCCTGTTCCTACTGGTGGTCGTGGCAGGGTTCATCGGGGTCGATAATCCGCAACGGAATATCGCCCCTGTCACGGTCTGGATCGTCGGCTGGATCGGTGTCGCTTATATCAGCGCGCTGTTCGGCGATCTGTGGTCGCTCGTCAACCCCTGGTCGACGATCTACCGCTGGGTCGTGCGGGACAGTGACCGCGTTCGGGAATATCCCGCATGGCTTGGAATGTGGCCGGCAATCGTGCTGTTCTGGACCTTCGCCTGCCTGGAACTCGTGTCGGAATCGGGTGAATCGCCGCGCCAGCTTGCGTTTCTGATTATCATGTATTCGGCTGTGACCTGGGGCGGCATGGCGGTGTTCGGTCCCCGGGCCTGGCTGTCTAATGGGGAAGCTTTTTCGGCCATATTCTCACTGTTCGGACGCTTCGCGCCTCTGGGGCAGGGCCGGCGGGGGAGGCTGGTCCTGCGCCCGCCCGCGGTCGGGCTGCTGACCGAAAACCCCGTATCCTTTACCTGTACCGTCTTCGTATTGCTGATCCTGTCCACCGTGACCTTCGACGGGTTCCTGGAAACACCGGCATGGGCAGGGTTGCTGCAGGATCTGCTGGCGGGGCCCGCGGCACAAGCGATGACGGAATTTGGCCTGAACCCGCTGAAAACAATCAAGACGCTGGCAATGCTGGCTTTTCTGCTGGGATTCATCGGCGTCTATCTTCTGTGCTGCCATGTGATGGCCCTGGCGGAAGCAGGGGCTTCGGCCTCGCGTCTCGCCGGCAGTTTTGTACTGCCGCTGGTGCCGATCGCCATCGCCTATCATCTGGCTCATTACCTGTCCTACCTGCTGATTTCCGGACAGGCGATTATTCCGCTGGCATCGGATCCGTTCGGATTCGGCTGGGACCTGTTCGGTAGCGCGGATTACCGCACCGATATCGGCATCATCGGCGCCCGCGCGGTTTGGTATCTGTCGGTGGCGTCCATCGTTATGGGCCACCTGCTCGCGGTGTATCTGTCGCACCGCATGGCGTTGCGCGTGTTTTCGACCGCACGCGCAGCCCGGCGCAGTCAGGCGGCGATGCTGGCGCTGATGGTCGCCTATACGATGGTCAGCCTGTGGATTCTGTCGCAGCCGGTCGTTTCCGCAGGGTAGGTCTGCGGGGGCATGGCGGACCGGCTCATTGTGCGGAATATTCTTCCACGATCAGCTGCGGTCTGGCGACGGACTCATCCCGGCCCTGTTCGGTCCCGTTCAGGAAGACGGTACCTCCCGCGCCGATCCCGACACGGATGTCGAGCCCCAGCCGGGGAATCCCGCCAATATCGAATTCATGGGCGATTCTGGCCGTCGCCCGCGTCTTGCCGTCGCCGATCGGCAGGCGCTGGTACGCGACCGCGTGGGAACTGCCGATATAGAAAATGCCGACAACCAGTTCGGCGCTGCTATTCGCGTAGCCCGGCACCTCGACAATGACCCGGTACCGGCTGTCCGGCGCGGCGGGGACGATTTCTCGCCCCATGATGCTCGCGGTTTCTGCGACGGAAGGCGCGCCATCGGCAGAAACGCGGTTACCGAGGCCGACATAGGACACGTATTCAAATTCCGTGCGGTTGACCGGCTCGCCCGAAATTTCCCCTCTGGAAGCCTTCGGCGTGTGCGCCTGAATCGCGGCCGAAGAGGCTGCCGGTTTCGGCGGCGCGGTTGCGGCGCTACCGCTAGGGACGACGGATATGGCGTGCGTCGGCTTGCCGTCGTCGCAGCGCAGGGTGACCTGCGACGTACCGGTCTCGTTCTTGTCCACGTAAATTTTGTCGCTATTCTTCGTTTCCAGGCACAGCCAGGTCGCCGAAAAATCCTTGACGCAGCCGCCGGCCGGGTCGCCGCCGACGAGGGCGTTACCCGTCCTGAATGTGCATTCCGGCCTGCCGGCACATGCGCCGGAAACGCCCCGTGTTGCATTGCCGTCCCGGGCAATATTGATGATCGGGGGCGGCAGCGCCACGCCCTTGCAGTTTCCGCCAAATGTCGCCTCCGCGATATAGATACCCGCTTTGGGCGCCAGCGCCGCGATTATCCCGTCCGCGAACAACTCATAGCCGCGGGAATTGTGGTGCGGCATATCTTTCGTCACGGGAAAGAACAGGTCGTGGTCGCCGCTGGCCCTGACTGCCCGGTCGAGGTCGATGAAGGGCAGTCCGGCCGCACGTGCTTCCGCCATGACAGCGTCGATATGCGGCGGCAGTATACCAAGGCGGTAATATGCAGCACCCCAGATCGGCGCGAAATACAACCTGCCGCCCCAGGCTTCCACGTCGCGTCTTGCGGTGCGCAGGATCAGCCCGATAATCTTCGCGACATCGGCCGAATCCTTGACGGATGCAATATCGGGCATTCCGGTTCCCGCGACCTCCCGAAGGCGCCGCAGGACGTCAGCCGCCTCCTCCCGGCCGTCTGCCGCGTAGGCGGCGGCGTTCGTGCCATGGGCGTCAATCAGCGGCCGCCAGCGGTCCGGATCGTTCCAGATGGTCTTCCAGATGCGGTCCACCTCGCCCTGGCGCCGGGCCAGCCCCTGCGTGTAGTCGCTGTCGAAATAGCGCATCAGGATCCGGCTGCGCAGTTCGTGATCGCGCAGATCCTCAAGATCGTTTCCCACCGTGTAAAACCAGACGACTGTTTTCGGCTTCAGCACCCTGCCGTATTCCCGCAAGGCCGCGAGGTTGAACAGCGGCCCGTTGCCGCCGACGCCGACGGATATCCCGGCATAGCCTTTTCGCCGCAAGTGCCCGGCGATGCTCTGTTCCTGGTGGACGCACTGGCCGTAGATGAACGAATCGCCCACCAGCATGACGCGGTCCCCGCCCATGGCGTAAACCGTATCGTCGTTGTTGAAACCGTAACGGTCGCTGTGCAGGACAGGAAACTGCTGCTGGTCGCCTTCGTTGCAATTGGCGGTCGTGACGTTCGCAATGCCGCTCAGGGGCAGTAACGGGAGCGTGCCATTATCCGCCAGTTCGATCTGCGAGCGCAGGGACGGGCTGCGATAGGCCTCAATACCGGCATTCCGCAGCGATGCGACGACCTCGTCGACCGACCGGTTGTCCGCCGCGCGTTCGATTCGGATCTCCGGCCCGGTCGTGTCGCCGGGCGGTTGCAGCAGGGCGACCGACTGGCGGATGACCGCTTCCGGGCTGACGCCGAAATGGGGCAACAACAGGCTGCCTGGTATGCCGACTACGGCCATGGCCGCCACGGACAAGGCAAGATTCCGTTGCAGTCGAGGCGGCAGTGCAATGACGATTGCGGCCAGCACGGCAACGGCGATCGCAACCGACGTATAGACCGTTTCGAAATAATTGATCCGCGGAATATTGACCAGACGATATACCGCATAGGCGCCAAAACCTGCGGAAAGTGCCAGGAAGAACAGGCTCTCCGGCCGACAAAAATTGCGTAAACCATTCATTTCTGGCGGCCTCTACTTTGCGCGTGGAGGGACGAAACCCGGACCCGGTAATCCGGCGTAATCTGGTTTACAATCTCATGTCAGACAATGCCGTTGCAGGGGGGAATAGCCGGCAGGGCCGGAATTGGGTGAATTTTCCGGGCGGTACCGTTCCCGGATCAGGCGGCGTCGGCGATTTCCACCCAGACCGGTGTGTGGTCGGACGTTTTTTCCCTGCCGCGCGGCCTGCGGTCTATTTCGCAGGCGACAAGCCGGTCCGCAGCCTGCGGCGACAGCAGGTGATGGTCGATTCGCAGCCCTTCGTCCCGCGACCATCGGCCGCGCTGGTAGTCCCAGAAACTGTACGCGCCGATTTCCTTGTGCAGGGCGCGCCACGCCTCGGTCACGCCCATATTCAGGATCGTGCGGAACCGGGCCCGCGATTCCGGCCGGCACAGGGCGTCATCGGCCCAGCCTTCCGGGTCGTACACGTCATCATCGGTCGGCACGATATTGAAATCGCCGCCCAGCACGAAGGGTATTTCGGCAGGCAGCAGCATATCGCGGACATGGGCGATCAGCCGGTCCATCCAGGCGAGTTTATAGGGGAACTTGTCCGAATCGGCCGGGTTCCCGTTCGGCAGATAGATCGACGCCACGCGCAGGCCGCCAATGGTGGCTTCGATGTAGCGGGCCTGTTCGTCGCTGTCATCGCCGGGCAGGCCCATCCTGATATCCTCGATCGGCAGCTTCGAGAGGATCGCGACGCCGTTATAGCTCTTCTGTCCGTGTATCGCGGTCTGGTAACCCAGCGCGGAGATTTCCAGCGCCGGGAAATCCTCGGAGACCGTCTTGATTTCCTGCAGCAGGGCGACGTCGGGTGCGGCTTCTTCCAGCCATTCGAGGACACGCGGCAGTCGCGCCTTTACCGAATTGACGTTGAATGTGGCGATCTTCACGGAATTTTGCGCGGATCAGGTCGAAAAAGAGGTGCCGCAACCGCAGGACGTGACCGCGTTGGGGTTGTTGATCTGGAAAGAGGAACCCACCATGTCGTCTACATAGTCAATCTGGCTGCCGCTCAGCAGGCCCATCGACACGTCGTCGATCACCACCTTGACCTCGTCGTCGCCGAATACGAGATCGTCTTCGGTTACCGCGCTTTCAAAGTCGAATCCATACTGGTAACCGGCGCAGCCGCCGCCCGAAACGGTCACCCGCAGCATGGCGTCAGGTTTGTTTTCCGCCTCGAAAATCTGGACCAGACGTGCGCGCGCGGATTCCGAAATCGTGAATTGTGCTTCCCCGGGCAGGGTTTCGGTCGCGAAAGGGTCGGACATGCTATTCTCCAGTTATGCCGCACGCAGTATACCATACCCTATGTAGGGTGCTAACTCTGCCTTTCAATTGGATGTTTTCCCGTCAGGAGATTTGCGGATGAATATTTCGCTGGCGCCATATGCGTCGGATGCCGCGAAAAGCCGGGGCCGCGCCTTTCCGGAGCCGGAAAGCCGCCATCGGACGCCGTTTCAGCGCGACCGCGACCGGATTATCCATTCGACCGCGTTCCGCCGCCTGAAGCACAAGACCCAGGTCTTTGTCGCGCCTGAAGGCGACCACTACCGCACCCGGCTGACCCATAGCCTGGAGGTGGCGCAGATCGCCCGCGCCCTGGGCCGCACGCTGCGGCTGGACGAGGACCTGTGCGAGGCGCAGGCGCTGGCGCATGATTTCGGCCATCCGCCCTTCGGCCATGCGGGGGAAGAGGCGCTGGACGAGGCGATGGGCGGTTTCGGTTGCTTCGACCACAATGAACAGACGCTGCGCGTTCTCACGATGCTGGAGAAACGCTATCCCGCTTTCGACGGGCTGAATCTGTGCTGGGAGACGCTGGAAGGCATTGCCAAGCATAACGGACCGGTCGGATCGCCGTCGCCGACACTGCTGGCGATCGACCGGTTGTTTCCGCTGGAACTCGATACGTTTCCGGGGCCGGAGGCCCAGGTCGCCGCCATTTCCGACGATATCGCCTACAATAATCACGACCTCGACGACGGCTTGCGGGCGGGCGCCTTCACGGTCGACGACCTTCGTGAGGTTCCGCATGTGGCGACGGTTTTCGCCCGGGTTTGCGCGGAATTTCCCGATGTCGCGGAAACGCGGCTGGTGCATGAAATGGTCCGGCGGCTGATCGGGGGCATGGTGGAGGATGTCCTTGAGGAAACCGGGCGGCGGCTTGCCGCGGCGGCGCCGGCGGATGTTGCGGATATCCGGAAAATGCGGGACGCGGTTGTTGCGTTCTCTCCGACGATGAGCGAAAAGGAGCGCACGCTGAAAGATTTCCTGTTTCGGCACATGTACCGGCACGAGGCGGTCGTTGAACAGACGGGACGGGCGCGTGTCGTGGTGAAGCAGTTGTTTGAAATGTTTATCGGAAATCCACAGCTGTTGCCGCCGGAATGGCGGCGCGCGGTATCGTCGCCGAATTCGCCGGAAACCGCACGAATCGCCGCGGACTATATCGCCGGAATGACCGACCAGTACGCGCTGCGGGAGCATCGCGATTTGATCGAAAAGAACAGTTGAACCGATGAATATCTTTACAGAGTACCGCAACGAAATTGCTCGTGTCCTGGAGGGTCTGGTTGCCGATGGTACATTGCCGGCGGCTCTGGACCTTTCGCGGATAACGGTCGATCCGCCGCGCGATGCGGCGCATGGCGACATGTCGACCAATGCGGCGATGGTGCTGGCAAAGCCGGCGGGCGTGAAGCCGCGCGACCTGGCGGCGCTGATCGCCGACCGGCTGGCGGGCGCGCCGGGCGTGGCTTCGACGGAAATCGCGGGACCGGGCTTTCTCAACCTGCGGCTCGACACGTCCGTCTGGCGGGGTTGCCTCACCGATATTCTGGAATCCGGCACGGCCTATGGTAATTCGGTCATCGGCGCGGGCGAGGCGGTGAATGTCGAATTCGTCTCCGCCAACCCGACCGGACCGATGCATATCGGCCACGCGCGGGGGGCCGTGTTCGGCGATGTGCTGGCGACCCTGCTGGACAAGGCCGGGTATGCGGTGACGCGCGAATACTACATCAACGACGCGGGCGAGCAGGTGAATGTGCTCAGCCGTTCCGCCTATCTGCGCTATCGCGAGGCGCTGGGTGAGGATATCGGCGAAATTCCCAGCGGGCTGTACCCGGGGGATTATCTTTGCCCGGTTGGCAGGGCGCTGGCGGAACAATACGGCGATCGCTGGCTGGACAGCCCGGAAGAAGAATGGCTGCCGGAACTGCGCGCCTTCACCATCGACCGGATGATGGACATGGTGCGCGCGGATCTGGCCGCCTTCGGCATCCGACACGATGTCTTCACGTCCGAGCGCAGGCTGGTCGAGGAAGGGAAGGTGGACGCGGCGCTGAAAACCCTGTCCGAACGGGGGCTTATCTATAAGGGCGTGCTGGAACCGCCGAAGGGCAAACAGCCGGATGACTGGGAACCGCGCGAGCAGACGCTGTTCCGGGCAACGGATTTCGGCGACGAGGTCGACCGGCCGCTGGTGAAATCGGACGGGAGCTGGACCTATTTCGCGTCCGATATCGCCTATCACCTGGACAAGTTCCAGCGCGGTGCGAAGGCGCTGATCGATGTCTGGGGCGCCGATCACGGCGGCTATGTGCGGCGGATGAAGGCGGCGACCGATGCGATCAGCAACGGTCAGGCGGCGCTCGATGTCAAAATTTGCCAGATCGTCAAGCTGATGGATAACGGTGAACCGATCAAGATGTCCAAGCGGTCCGGGACGTTCGTGACCCTGCGCGACCTGATCGACGAAGTCGGGGCCGGTGTCGTGCGGTTCATCATGCTGACGCGCAGCAACGACGCGCCGCTCGATTTCGATCTGGCCAAGGTAACGGAGCAGTCGCGCGACAACCCGGTTTTCTATGTCCAGTACGCGCATGCGCGCTGTCATTCGGTCGCCCGTATGGCGGCGGGGGCGTTTCCGGACCTGGCGGATGCGGACGGCAAGGGCGCGGATCTGTCGCTTCTGGCGGACGAAGCGGAACTGGCGCTGATCCGGCTTCTGGCGCAATGGCCGCGCACGGTCGAGGCGGCGGCAATTGCCCATGAACCGCACCGAATCGCCTATTATCTCCATGACGTGGCCGCCGGGTTCCATGGCTTGTGGACCAAGGGCAAGGAACAGGTGGATTTGCGGGTGGTTATCGATGATAACCGCTCGCTGACGGAAGCGAGACTGGCGCTTGTTACCGGCGTGAAAACGGTCATCGCGTCGGGACTGGAACTGATGGGGGTAACCCCGGTCGAGGAATTGCGCGATGGTTAATGGCAAAGACCCGATCGAAACGGAACTCGACAGGCTCGACGCCGAGGATGGTGGCAATGCAGGGCCGGGCAATCTGCGTCGCTTCCTGCCGGCAACGCTGGCGATCGTCACGGTTGCCGGATTTGCCGGCGTGGTCTGGTACGCCTACAGCACGGGTATTCGCGAAGGCAGCGAGTTTGCCGCGCCGCTGCTGGAAGCTGCCGGGCCGAGTAAAATTGCGCCGCAGGATCCGGGCGGCCGGGAAATTCCCGATCAGGACAAACAGGTGTATGGCGCGATAGACCGGTCGGACAATGTCGCCAAGGTGGAACGGCTGCTGCCGCCGCCGGAAAACCCGCTGCCGGTACCGGTGGCGCCAGCGCCCGTAGCGCCGCCACCCGTGGCCGATCCGCAGCTCGATGTACCGGAAACCCCGCCGGTCCTGGCGTCACCCCCGCCGCCGCCATCCATCACCGGGCCGCTCGAATCGCCGGGCAGCGCCGATGCACCGCCGAATCCGGCGGATACGGCGACATTGCCCGAGCCCGCACCGCAGTCACTCGTTCCGCCAAAGCCGGCAGAGCCGCCTGCGCCCGTTCCCGCGCCCCGGCCGGCCGTCGAAGAAAAGCCGGCGCCGGTCGCCGTGCCGGAACCGGTGGCGCCGCCCAGGCCGGAACCGGTCGCGGCCCCGCCCGTGGCGGATAATTTCCGGATTCAGCTGGCGTCGCTGCGAACCGCGGATGCCGCGAAAATCGCCTGGGAAAAGCGGGCGAAGGAAGCGGGTCCGCTGCTGGCCGATGTGACGCTGTTCGTTGCAGAGGTGGAAATCCCCGGCAAGGGTACTTTTTTCCGCGCGCAGGGTGGACCGTTTGCCGACAAGGAATCGGCACAGAAGGTCTGTGAGGCGCTGAAGGAAAAGAAGATCGGCTGCTTCGTCGTCAAGCGGTGAACGAATTGACCCAATCCGGGAATGTGGCCAACGCGGTAATTTTCGGCTGTGCGGGGCCGTCGCTGAGTGACAGCGAACGGCAATTCTTCCGGGATGCCGCACCCGCGGGGTTCATTCTGTTTGCCCGCAACATCGAAACGCCGGCGCAGGTGCGGCGGCTCGTGGCGGAATTGCGGGAATGTTCCGGAGGCGGCGCCGCCTTTGTTCTGATCGATCAGGAGGGCGGCCGCGTGGCGCGGTTGAAGCCGCCGCACTGGCGCGAGGCGCCGCCGGCGGGCCGGATCGGTGCACTGTATACTTACAGTCCGGAGGCCGGGGTGGCGGCGGCGTGGCTTAACGCCAGGCTGCAGGCGGAGGA from the Alphaproteobacteria bacterium genome contains:
- the argS gene encoding arginine--tRNA ligase; its protein translation is MNIFTEYRNEIARVLEGLVADGTLPAALDLSRITVDPPRDAAHGDMSTNAAMVLAKPAGVKPRDLAALIADRLAGAPGVASTEIAGPGFLNLRLDTSVWRGCLTDILESGTAYGNSVIGAGEAVNVEFVSANPTGPMHIGHARGAVFGDVLATLLDKAGYAVTREYYINDAGEQVNVLSRSAYLRYREALGEDIGEIPSGLYPGDYLCPVGRALAEQYGDRWLDSPEEEWLPELRAFTIDRMMDMVRADLAAFGIRHDVFTSERRLVEEGKVDAALKTLSERGLIYKGVLEPPKGKQPDDWEPREQTLFRATDFGDEVDRPLVKSDGSWTYFASDIAYHLDKFQRGAKALIDVWGADHGGYVRRMKAATDAISNGQAALDVKICQIVKLMDNGEPIKMSKRSGTFVTLRDLIDEVGAGVVRFIMLTRSNDAPLDFDLAKVTEQSRDNPVFYVQYAHARCHSVARMAAGAFPDLADADGKGADLSLLADEAELALIRLLAQWPRTVEAAAIAHEPHRIAYYLHDVAAGFHGLWTKGKEQVDLRVVIDDNRSLTEARLALVTGVKTVIASGLELMGVTPVEELRDG
- the erpA gene encoding iron-sulfur cluster insertion protein ErpA, whose product is MSDPFATETLPGEAQFTISESARARLVQIFEAENKPDAMLRVTVSGGGCAGYQYGFDFESAVTEDDLVFGDDEVKVVIDDVSMGLLSGSQIDYVDDMVGSSFQINNPNAVTSCGCGTSFST
- the xth gene encoding exodeoxyribonuclease III; this encodes MKIATFNVNSVKARLPRVLEWLEEAAPDVALLQEIKTVSEDFPALEISALGYQTAIHGQKSYNGVAILSKLPIEDIRMGLPGDDSDEQARYIEATIGGLRVASIYLPNGNPADSDKFPYKLAWMDRLIAHVRDMLLPAEIPFVLGGDFNIVPTDDDVYDPEGWADDALCRPESRARFRTILNMGVTEAWRALHKEIGAYSFWDYQRGRWSRDEGLRIDHHLLSPQAADRLVACEIDRRPRGREKTSDHTPVWVEIADAA
- a CDS encoding SPOR domain-containing protein, whose amino-acid sequence is MVNGKDPIETELDRLDAEDGGNAGPGNLRRFLPATLAIVTVAGFAGVVWYAYSTGIREGSEFAAPLLEAAGPSKIAPQDPGGREIPDQDKQVYGAIDRSDNVAKVERLLPPPENPLPVPVAPAPVAPPPVADPQLDVPETPPVLASPPPPPSITGPLESPGSADAPPNPADTATLPEPAPQSLVPPKPAEPPAPVPAPRPAVEEKPAPVAVPEPVAPPRPEPVAAPPVADNFRIQLASLRTADAAKIAWEKRAKEAGPLLADVTLFVAEVEIPGKGTFFRAQGGPFADKESAQKVCEALKEKKIGCFVVKR
- a CDS encoding deoxyguanosinetriphosphate triphosphohydrolase — encoded protein: MNISLAPYASDAAKSRGRAFPEPESRHRTPFQRDRDRIIHSTAFRRLKHKTQVFVAPEGDHYRTRLTHSLEVAQIARALGRTLRLDEDLCEAQALAHDFGHPPFGHAGEEALDEAMGGFGCFDHNEQTLRVLTMLEKRYPAFDGLNLCWETLEGIAKHNGPVGSPSPTLLAIDRLFPLELDTFPGPEAQVAAISDDIAYNNHDLDDGLRAGAFTVDDLREVPHVATVFARVCAEFPDVAETRLVHEMVRRLIGGMVEDVLEETGRRLAAAAPADVADIRKMRDAVVAFSPTMSEKERTLKDFLFRHMYRHEAVVEQTGRARVVVKQLFEMFIGNPQLLPPEWRRAVSSPNSPETARIAADYIAGMTDQYALREHRDLIEKNS